In Paenibacillus sonchi, the genomic stretch CAGGCTGCTGCAGGAGAATACCAGATTCACAACACCAGTGGTGTGCTTGCCCCATTTGTTCTCATCCCAGATAATCAGTCCCGGCTGTCCCTTGTCAAAACCGATCTTGGCCCCGTCATAATTGCCAAACCCCTCAAACGGAACCGGAACCCCGAGCAGCTCCGCATAAAATTTTGCCAAAGCAGCCGTATCCTTAGTATACAGGTTAATGCCTTCAAAAGAAGAAATCATCTGTTCGCACTCCTTCAAGATTATTTTCTTAGCTGCACATTGGCCCGCTGAACATAGTGTACTTACTTTTGGAGTTATTGTATTGCAAAAAAACGACATCTACCTCCGCGCATAGGCCAAAGCCTCCAGCGGCGTTTTTCCGGCAAATTTCTTGAAGCTGTTGATCATATGCGACTGGTGGGTGTAACGGTACTCGTAAACCATATCCAGCATTGCCTTGCGGGGCGGGGGCGACAGATACAAGTCCAGCCATACATTTTGAAACCGGACCAGATCCGCAGTCTTTTTGGGCGTAAGGCCGATATATTCACTGAAAAGCCTCTCCAGCTGCCTGCTGCTCACCCCTGCGCTGTTCTCAAGCTCTCTGGCGTTAACCACGCCTCTCTGCCTGAAGAATACTGTAGACGGCATTCATCATGCTGTCAGGGCCGCCCCGGGTCCTCCGGTCCAGACGACTCAGCAGGTAATTTTCTGCAGCAGCGATGCAATCTGTGAATGTACGGGAAGCTTGAAGCCTGTGGCCCAATTCTTTGCGGAATGAGCCAAAGTAGTGCTCCACCGGAACATGTACATTAAGCACATCCCTGAGATGCTCGTCCGCGAACAGATGCACCGCCCAGAAATGAAACCGGATGGCAAAATACAGCTTGCCGGTGGGCTGACCAGCTTGTCCCGTTTCAAACGGGGCATCATTGATTCCGCAAAATACCCCTCCGGCTTCCCCTGCAGCCGCATCCCATTCCCATATAATATCCATACATGTATCCGGTATAATCACTTCCGGCTCCTGAGTCAGGGAGACTTGCCCAACAAGGGGCGTCATGGGT encodes the following:
- a CDS encoding helix-turn-helix domain-containing protein; its protein translation is MVNARELENSAGVSSRQLERLFSEYIGLTPKKTADLVRFQNVWLDLYLSPPPRKAMLDMVYEYRYTHQSHMINSFKKFAGKTPLEALAYARR
- a CDS encoding DUF6597 domain-containing transcriptional factor translates to MYDLSELYYPITANPAGASEFLPCRALRPYIRCFWGSAALQQAGAFEPMTPLVGQVSLTQEPEVIIPDTCMDIIWEWDAAAGEAGGVFCGINDAPFETGQAGQPTGKLYFAIRFHFWAVHLFADEHLRDVLNVHVPVEHYFGSFRKELGHRLQASRTFTDCIAAAENYLLSRLDRRTRGGPDSMMNAVYSILQAERRG
- a CDS encoding VOC family protein, with the translated sequence MISSFEGINLYTKDTAALAKFYAELLGVPVPFEGFGNYDGAKIGFDKGQPGLIIWDENKWGKHTTGVVNLVFSCSSLDETYEQLKARGLDCHPPATMEYGGKEMNFRDPDGNGITLLEGAYC